One Nostoc sp. UHCC 0302 DNA window includes the following coding sequences:
- a CDS encoding transposase: MPHLSKSQAVVLAMWSFGIVMTQSSGLTTVSVFLAELLGKKENTVPQQLREWLRDAEDKTKTKDGRATLDVTSCFSPLLSWILSLWPESEKRLALAADASTLSDRFTVLAISVVYRGCGIPIAWKIVEATKPGSWKPHWQELFGYVSQTVPADWFVIVTTDRGLYADWLYEQIKSQGWHPFMRINLQGLFQIQGEDCWRPINSLVPFVGQSFQALVTCFKTNSIECTLLARHEQGYADPWLIVTDLPPDVADACWYSMRSWIECLFKDGKRGGFAWHRTKITDPKRAQRHWLAIAIATLWQVSVGGEVDANLPPSCLDELPLTHIARRNFKNSCLHRCLSCFRRGFLVIKAAVLKHLPLPIGGFFPEPWPTLTPQLRVSQITLSTA; encoded by the coding sequence ATGCCGCATCTATCCAAATCACAAGCAGTGGTACTAGCAATGTGGAGTTTTGGGATAGTCATGACCCAATCAAGCGGACTAACAACAGTTTCGGTGTTTTTAGCAGAGCTATTGGGAAAAAAGGAAAATACAGTACCTCAGCAGTTACGGGAATGGTTAAGAGACGCAGAAGATAAAACCAAAACAAAAGATGGGCGGGCAACACTTGATGTCACATCTTGTTTTAGTCCTTTATTGTCATGGATTCTGAGCCTGTGGCCAGAATCAGAAAAGCGTCTAGCATTGGCAGCAGATGCTTCCACATTGAGTGATAGATTCACCGTGTTGGCGATTAGTGTTGTTTACCGAGGTTGCGGAATCCCGATAGCCTGGAAAATAGTGGAAGCCACCAAACCCGGAAGTTGGAAGCCTCACTGGCAAGAATTATTTGGCTATGTGAGTCAAACAGTTCCCGCAGATTGGTTTGTCATCGTCACCACAGACCGAGGACTGTATGCCGATTGGTTGTACGAACAAATCAAGAGTCAGGGTTGGCATCCATTTATGCGGATTAACCTTCAAGGACTGTTTCAAATTCAGGGTGAGGACTGTTGGCGACCAATAAATAGTCTGGTGCCATTCGTAGGTCAATCATTCCAGGCTCTTGTAACTTGTTTTAAAACCAACTCGATTGAGTGTACCTTGTTAGCTCGTCATGAGCAAGGTTATGCCGACCCTTGGTTAATTGTCACTGATTTGCCTCCAGATGTTGCCGATGCTTGTTGGTATTCGATGCGTTCTTGGATTGAGTGTCTATTTAAAGACGGCAAACGAGGTGGCTTTGCCTGGCATCGCACTAAAATTACCGACCCTAAACGTGCTCAACGACATTGGTTAGCAATTGCCATTGCTACTTTGTGGCAAGTGAGTGTTGGTGGAGAAGTTGATGCTAATTTGCCCCCCAGTTGTTTGGATGAGTTACCACTGACCCATATTGCCCGACGCAATTTTAAAAATAGTTGTCTCCATCGTTGTTTGAGTTGTTTTCGTCGTGGGTTTTTAGTGATTAAGGCTGCTGTTCTCAAACATCTTCCATTACCAATCGGTGGTTTTTTCCCTGAACCTTGGCCCACCCTGACTCCACAACTCCGTGTTTCTCAAATCACCCTCTCTACTGCCTGA